The Gemmata palustris genome includes a region encoding these proteins:
- the hisF gene encoding imidazole glycerol phosphate synthase subunit HisF yields the protein MFTKRIIPCLDVDRGRVVKGTNFVDLRDAGDPVEVARRYDEQGADELVFLDISASHEGRAIMLDMVRRVAEQIFMPFTVGGGIRTIEDATQLIQAGAEKVSLNSAAVKTPELIAEVSRKFGTCATVVNIDPKRRPRPDGSGETFFEVHINGGRVPTGLDAVAWAQRVVELGAGEIVLTSMDADGTKNGYDLPMLEAVSRAVNVPVVASGGAGHPEHLRLAFEAGADAALAASIFHYNEHSIPDTKAYLAARGVPVRIARA from the coding sequence ATGTTCACAAAGCGGATCATTCCTTGCCTCGACGTGGATCGCGGGCGCGTGGTGAAGGGGACCAATTTTGTGGACCTGCGCGACGCGGGCGATCCGGTTGAGGTCGCCCGGCGGTACGACGAGCAAGGTGCGGACGAACTCGTGTTCCTCGACATCTCGGCGAGCCATGAGGGGCGCGCGATCATGCTGGACATGGTGCGCCGGGTCGCGGAACAGATCTTCATGCCGTTCACCGTCGGCGGCGGCATTCGGACCATCGAGGACGCGACACAGCTCATCCAGGCGGGCGCGGAGAAAGTCAGCCTGAACTCTGCCGCGGTGAAGACCCCCGAACTCATCGCCGAGGTGAGCCGCAAGTTCGGCACCTGTGCGACCGTCGTGAACATCGACCCCAAGCGCCGACCGCGCCCCGACGGGTCCGGCGAAACGTTCTTCGAGGTTCACATCAACGGCGGGCGCGTGCCGACCGGCCTGGACGCGGTCGCGTGGGCGCAGCGGGTGGTCGAACTCGGTGCCGGTGAGATCGTGCTCACCTCGATGGACGCGGACGGCACGAAGAACGGCTACGATCTCCCGATGCTCGAAGCGGTGAGCCGGGCCGTCAACGTGCCGGTGGTGGCCAGTGGCGGGGCCGGGCACCCGGAGCACCTGCGGCTCGCGTTCGAGGCCGGGGCGGACGCGGCGCTCGCGGCCAGCATCTTCCACTACAACGAGCACTCGATTCCCGACACCAAGGCGTATCTCGCGGCGCGGGGCGTACCGGTGCGGATCGCCCGCGCCTGA
- a CDS encoding metal-dependent transcriptional regulator — MPDQPTQAVQDYLKAIHRLGGADEGVASGKIATALGVKAPSVTGMLKRLADAGWIEYTSGTGAKLSPEGLSEALRVIRRHRLVELFLTQVLKLDWSEVDAEAEALEHAISPRLEQALADYLGEPHEDPHGHPIPSRTGELKSRNLKRLSEFRAGDVVVVREAQDDNPDRLRHWRTQGLTPGARVRVLAYQELDDLFEVEVDGTLIRLGSEGLIGLRGELAASNSAQ, encoded by the coding sequence ATGCCCGATCAGCCGACGCAAGCCGTTCAGGACTATTTGAAGGCCATTCACCGGCTGGGCGGCGCGGACGAGGGCGTCGCGTCCGGCAAGATCGCGACCGCACTGGGCGTTAAGGCGCCCTCGGTCACGGGAATGCTCAAACGGCTCGCGGACGCGGGGTGGATCGAGTACACGTCGGGAACGGGCGCGAAGCTCTCGCCCGAGGGCCTTTCCGAAGCGCTCCGCGTGATCCGGCGTCACCGGCTGGTGGAACTCTTCCTCACGCAAGTCTTGAAGCTCGATTGGAGCGAGGTGGACGCAGAGGCCGAAGCGCTCGAGCACGCCATTTCCCCGCGCCTCGAACAGGCGCTCGCCGACTACCTGGGCGAACCGCACGAAGACCCGCATGGGCACCCGATCCCGTCGCGCACCGGCGAACTGAAGTCGCGAAATCTCAAGCGCCTGTCGGAGTTTCGCGCCGGGGATGTGGTCGTTGTGCGCGAAGCGCAGGACGACAACCCCGACCGGCTCCGGCACTGGCGCACGCAAGGGTTGACCCCTGGTGCGCGGGTCCGCGTGCTCGCGTATCAGGAACTCGACGACCTCTTTGAGGTCGAAGTGGACGGCACGCTGATTCGCCTCGGTAGTGAGGGGCTCATCGGCCTGCGCGGGGAACTCGCCGCTTCAAACAGCGCGCAATAA
- the lpxB gene encoding lipid-A-disaccharide synthase, which yields MKLFLSAGEPSGDLHGSNLVRAVLAAQPDSRVTALGGGRIRAAGADLLYPLANFAVMGIKNVVRELPTFFHIGDLAVRHIRAQKPDAVVMIDYPGFHLELAKRIRDFGIPTYFFVPPQIWAWRQGRVRTVRKCFTGVLTALPFEDKWYRERGVKTHYIGHPYFDELAQQQLDPLFLTQERAKPGARVAILPGSRNGEVAANAQMMLAAAQKVYAARPDTRFLIAAFNQRQADAVRAILPPGLPVEIQVGRTPEVIELAEACIAVSGSVSLELMYRAKPTVVVYRVGAVASWALYQIIKARYMSLVNLLLNEELFPEFATSRDKSSEIAGHILGWLNDPSRRAAVVDRLVELRSRAAVPGACDRAAAFLLGASKESQVRRAA from the coding sequence ATGAAGCTGTTTCTCAGCGCTGGGGAGCCGAGCGGGGATCTGCACGGCTCCAATCTCGTCCGCGCCGTTCTTGCCGCACAGCCCGATTCCCGTGTCACCGCTCTCGGGGGCGGCCGCATCCGCGCAGCCGGCGCGGACCTGCTGTACCCACTCGCGAACTTCGCGGTGATGGGAATCAAAAACGTCGTGCGCGAACTGCCGACGTTCTTCCACATCGGCGATTTGGCCGTGCGCCACATCCGCGCGCAGAAACCCGACGCGGTCGTAATGATCGATTACCCGGGTTTCCATTTGGAACTCGCCAAGCGCATTCGCGATTTCGGCATCCCGACTTACTTCTTCGTTCCGCCGCAAATTTGGGCCTGGCGGCAGGGCCGCGTGCGAACCGTGCGGAAGTGCTTCACAGGTGTACTCACCGCGCTCCCGTTTGAAGACAAATGGTACCGCGAGCGCGGGGTGAAGACGCACTACATCGGGCACCCGTACTTCGACGAACTCGCCCAGCAGCAACTCGATCCCCTCTTTCTCACCCAGGAGCGAGCGAAGCCCGGTGCTCGCGTTGCGATCCTCCCGGGGTCGCGCAACGGGGAAGTTGCCGCGAACGCACAGATGATGCTCGCCGCAGCCCAAAAGGTCTACGCGGCCCGGCCCGACACGCGGTTCCTGATCGCTGCGTTTAATCAGCGCCAAGCCGATGCGGTGCGCGCGATCCTGCCCCCCGGCCTGCCGGTCGAGATCCAAGTCGGGCGCACGCCGGAGGTCATCGAACTGGCCGAAGCCTGTATCGCGGTGTCCGGCTCCGTGAGTTTGGAGCTGATGTACCGGGCGAAGCCGACGGTGGTGGTGTACCGCGTCGGGGCAGTCGCGTCATGGGCGCTATACCAGATCATCAAAGCGCGGTACATGTCGCTGGTGAACCTGCTGTTGAACGAAGAACTGTTCCCGGAATTCGCGACCTCGCGCGACAAGTCGTCCGAGATCGCGGGGCACATCCTCGGGTGGTTGAACGACCCATCGCGCCGGGCGGCCGTTGTGGATCGACTCGTGGAACTGCGGTCGCGTGCCGCGGTACCTGGGGCGTGCGACCGCGCTGCGGCGTTCTTGTTGGGGGCATCGAAGGAATCGCAAGTTCGACGTGCAGCTTAA
- a CDS encoding caspase family protein, which produces MTVNALFFTIAAATFFVEPAAAQQFDRRSREEPEIVVEAGGRVGPCDVLRFTSDGKYLFAAGDDKVVRVWPHAAAGLETDRVKVQTLRWRAWREQRGGIKAVSATPDGKRVVVGGYGMKPSTVAVLDRATGDTVAITWPVSREGDANFNVVTAVAFHADGKRVGFGTADGSLWIWDTTRLEKSDPDGRSAAPPVRVGKHEPPKDLAATAGFNLPRLIYFPDKHTLVSVAQSGQVYSCHLVSTVADAPKQAPPGKELFNVNATQRDDARVYRAELIDDGKWLLIASVDAKVLLCSADGTKTIKLALGANQFPRSVAWQPKTRQLAVGVGAALPTGDKPRFFSDGDDQIWIYADPLAEPDLQPRKFHHAGRAEALAFHPAEPHLAIAGGEADEITLRRLTDWDKPLSVVRGAGRRPWAVNVSENGKIVGVQVERDPKSIDPNARGTGAWTRFDLSRLKPTLDENQVWMNPRPEADGWTIVPHEKNRFIWFAERTREGKTERLRLALDRNRDQAPTCFTFLPASADYPTRVLIGHYYGCTLFELVPDRAKDGAVSGTKVFTGHAGEVTSVVASKDQSWFATGGTDQTLAAWSLKDWKKSEPGLGAKFEDRDGVAVEVVESGSPGWEAGLRVGDVLDLLVVDKFIVFDRRKGARVGTVAAALDALKAPQPGIELFFGIAAKEKSARRDTLTTVRQRPLWKWFPAFDAQNHMNDWVVWMWHGSYYHTKTANGDRLAGWHVNHPEPSGRPEFYQLQQFEKLFHLPEVIEKLTETGDAGTALVAARGETPALVPFTKYEPAPVRVALKALDVQKVGLPLTISMRARGTNPDLLPERVELWVNDHLAESWPRPGQVLDSTKPFDVPYTIPANKFRTGENQVTVLAFNAAGGRAEEMQVVRNALPPADANLLALLTAVNDYSDTRKNVAGARKFGDLKNAHDDATALSTELEKCAGAKLLYVKAKIDLQLDPERKTFAAELARIADAAKPDDTLVVFFAGHGDLLMPKDGALPPRGRGVLVDEGEFLFCCPNYSPTKPRATAYSADELFAALAKINCRKVVLLDACHSGRATTANVLRRCVPNGQGPMIIAACDWGEQSYEHPKYGHGLFTFAVLDALDKTKGYRKADYDSDGALSPEELYGYVAAKVPDLLKRAGLKEPQTPVCFPRQLSKTPLLKR; this is translated from the coding sequence ATGACCGTGAACGCACTCTTTTTCACCATTGCCGCTGCGACGTTCTTTGTGGAGCCGGCCGCGGCACAGCAGTTCGACCGGCGCTCGCGGGAGGAACCGGAAATCGTTGTCGAGGCCGGCGGGCGCGTCGGGCCGTGTGACGTGCTGCGGTTCACTTCGGACGGGAAGTACCTGTTCGCGGCCGGCGACGACAAAGTCGTGCGCGTGTGGCCGCACGCGGCAGCGGGCCTCGAAACGGACCGCGTGAAGGTGCAAACACTGCGGTGGCGCGCCTGGCGCGAGCAGCGCGGCGGGATCAAGGCCGTGAGTGCCACGCCCGATGGCAAGAGGGTCGTGGTCGGCGGTTACGGGATGAAACCGAGCACGGTCGCGGTGTTAGATCGCGCGACCGGGGATACCGTTGCCATTACGTGGCCCGTGTCGCGCGAGGGGGACGCGAACTTCAACGTGGTCACCGCGGTCGCGTTCCATGCGGACGGGAAGCGCGTCGGATTCGGAACCGCCGACGGGAGCCTGTGGATTTGGGATACGACACGATTAGAAAAATCGGACCCGGACGGGCGCAGCGCCGCGCCCCCCGTGCGCGTGGGGAAACACGAGCCGCCGAAAGACCTCGCCGCGACCGCGGGCTTCAACCTCCCGCGGCTCATCTATTTCCCCGACAAGCACACGCTCGTTTCGGTCGCGCAGAGCGGGCAGGTTTATTCGTGCCATCTAGTGAGCACCGTGGCGGATGCGCCCAAACAGGCACCGCCCGGGAAAGAGCTCTTCAACGTAAACGCGACGCAGCGGGACGACGCCCGCGTTTACCGCGCGGAACTCATCGACGACGGGAAGTGGCTGCTGATTGCGAGCGTCGATGCGAAAGTGCTGCTGTGCAGTGCCGATGGCACGAAGACGATCAAACTCGCGCTCGGCGCCAACCAGTTTCCGCGTAGTGTCGCATGGCAACCGAAGACGCGGCAACTCGCGGTCGGTGTCGGTGCGGCCCTCCCGACCGGGGACAAGCCGCGATTCTTTTCTGATGGGGACGATCAGATTTGGATCTACGCAGATCCGCTAGCGGAACCGGACCTACAACCACGCAAGTTCCACCACGCGGGCCGGGCCGAAGCACTCGCGTTCCACCCCGCGGAACCCCACCTCGCCATTGCGGGCGGTGAAGCGGACGAAATCACATTGCGGAGGCTCACCGATTGGGACAAACCGCTGAGCGTGGTTCGCGGCGCCGGGCGCCGACCGTGGGCCGTGAACGTATCCGAGAACGGCAAGATCGTCGGCGTGCAAGTCGAGCGCGACCCAAAGTCTATTGATCCGAACGCCCGCGGCACGGGAGCGTGGACGCGCTTTGACCTGTCTCGTCTCAAACCGACGCTCGACGAGAACCAAGTGTGGATGAATCCGCGCCCCGAGGCGGACGGGTGGACCATCGTGCCCCACGAAAAGAACCGGTTCATCTGGTTCGCCGAGCGCACGCGCGAGGGCAAAACCGAGCGCTTGCGGCTCGCGCTCGACCGGAACCGCGATCAGGCGCCGACGTGCTTCACGTTCCTTCCCGCTTCGGCCGATTACCCGACGCGCGTGCTGATCGGCCACTATTACGGCTGCACGCTGTTCGAGTTGGTACCGGACCGTGCGAAAGACGGTGCGGTTTCGGGCACGAAAGTGTTCACCGGGCACGCGGGCGAGGTCACGTCGGTAGTGGCATCAAAGGATCAGTCGTGGTTCGCGACGGGCGGAACGGACCAGACGCTCGCGGCGTGGTCATTGAAGGACTGGAAGAAGAGCGAACCGGGCCTCGGCGCGAAATTCGAGGACAGGGACGGCGTCGCTGTTGAGGTTGTCGAATCGGGTTCGCCGGGGTGGGAAGCTGGGCTCCGCGTCGGTGACGTGCTCGACTTGCTCGTGGTGGATAAATTCATCGTGTTCGATCGCCGCAAGGGGGCGCGGGTCGGGACGGTCGCGGCCGCGCTCGATGCACTCAAAGCTCCGCAACCCGGCATCGAACTGTTCTTCGGGATCGCGGCCAAAGAGAAGTCCGCGCGCCGGGACACGCTCACCACCGTGCGGCAGCGCCCGCTGTGGAAGTGGTTCCCCGCGTTCGACGCCCAGAACCACATGAACGACTGGGTCGTGTGGATGTGGCACGGCTCGTACTACCACACGAAGACCGCCAACGGCGACCGACTCGCGGGCTGGCACGTCAACCACCCCGAACCCAGTGGGCGCCCAGAGTTCTACCAGCTCCAGCAGTTCGAGAAGCTGTTCCACCTGCCCGAAGTCATCGAAAAGCTCACCGAAACCGGCGACGCGGGAACTGCGCTGGTCGCGGCCCGCGGCGAAACTCCGGCCCTCGTACCGTTCACGAAGTACGAACCGGCGCCCGTGCGGGTCGCGCTCAAGGCCCTCGACGTCCAAAAGGTGGGGCTCCCGCTCACGATCTCGATGCGCGCTCGAGGGACGAACCCGGACCTGTTGCCGGAGCGCGTCGAGTTGTGGGTGAACGATCACCTCGCGGAGAGCTGGCCGCGACCGGGGCAGGTGCTGGATTCGACGAAGCCGTTCGACGTGCCGTACACGATCCCCGCGAACAAGTTCCGCACGGGCGAGAACCAAGTCACGGTGCTCGCGTTCAATGCGGCCGGCGGACGAGCCGAGGAAATGCAAGTCGTGCGAAACGCCCTCCCTCCCGCCGATGCGAACTTGCTCGCGCTACTCACGGCCGTCAACGACTACTCCGATACGCGCAAGAACGTAGCCGGCGCGCGGAAGTTCGGCGACCTCAAGAACGCGCACGACGACGCGACCGCACTCAGCACCGAGTTGGAGAAGTGTGCGGGGGCAAAACTCTTGTACGTGAAGGCGAAGATCGACCTGCAACTCGACCCCGAGCGCAAAACCTTTGCCGCGGAACTCGCACGCATCGCCGATGCCGCGAAGCCGGACGACACGCTCGTCGTGTTCTTCGCGGGTCACGGCGATCTGCTCATGCCGAAGGACGGAGCGCTCCCGCCGCGAGGTCGGGGGGTGCTCGTGGACGAGGGGGAGTTCCTGTTCTGTTGCCCGAATTACTCGCCCACGAAGCCGCGCGCGACCGCGTACTCGGCCGACGAACTGTTCGCCGCGCTCGCGAAGATCAATTGCCGCAAGGTGGTGCTCCTCGATGCGTGCCACTCGGGGCGGGCAACGACCGCGAACGTGCTCCGCCGGTGTGTGCCGAACGGACAGGGGCCGATGATTATCGCCGCGTGCGATTGGGGCGAGCAGTCCTACGAGCACCCGAAGTACGGCCACGGCCTGTTTACGTTCGCAGTACTCGACGCGCTCGACAAAACTAAAGGCTACCGCAAAGCCGACTACGATTCCGACGGCGCGCTTTCGCCGGAGGAGTTGTACGGCTACGTTGCGGCGAAGGTGCCCGATCTGCTGAAACGAGCCGGGCTGAAGGAGCCACAAACACCGGTGTGCTTCCCGCGCCAACTGTCGAAGACCCCACTGCTGAAACGGTGA
- a CDS encoding bifunctional serine/threonine-protein kinase/formylglycine-generating enzyme family protein — protein MFDTLSDDDKNRVTARSEEFQRALGRGGVTDWEPFLAGLIGDARRLLLTDLVARDLGHRWERGEQPKIEDYLARYPELGPADRVSAALILEEFRCRVRAGARPPATEYRDRFPGQFDAIQTELDAVVSSGTISEGGPRPWEPMAESVVAMSQQYELVRELGRGMYGEVWLARKKPSGIERAIKILLQSADREAGQRELKSLELIKNLRHPYLLATEDFWVTNNRLHIVMELAEGTLRGRLKEYLAQGRPGVEADELFQYIAEAAEGLDFLHSQKITHRDVKPDNILILHGHAKLADFGLARAQAQVVESMSLAGTPAYMAPEIWGGEGGPASDLYSLAFAYVELRQGRSPLRPRPLVELMIAHQEGSYEFTETVTEAERAVLRQALAAKPQDRHPTCTDFAADLADALGLPFAGGGRRVAGRGSSHHGNPPLPPVFGSAGAFASGSLPMPETGVAGGTVVIDSLRRKPRPEPEPLPEAEPLPEEYAPTESRRAWPLIAGGTVALAALVAFGIWAVFGGPRINPTQPEIATKPSTDQPNPNPKPPGPDVPPAVPPTGDVIRGAAVAVVDRANNLPDVPPKPEPKLLFPAGTIPEPGAKEVQLADKRVPEWVFVERNNEKVRFRLITGQPGPNVAPFYIMETKVTNKLYTGGDGTPVVNVTARDAQEFARKVFGGDLPTDEQWDHAAGFHDQDGQTGPTLPPGRAWIDKDVPGPVKRATTEADVNRYGLLDMAGNGREWTRTVLTRAGKRKVLGTDPLDEMDKVILRGRSFFLDRPLNFKMLETERTTQPQAAITAGPYTSFRVVLALP, from the coding sequence ATGTTCGACACGTTATCCGACGACGACAAGAACCGCGTGACGGCACGGTCCGAGGAGTTCCAGCGCGCGCTCGGGCGCGGCGGGGTGACCGACTGGGAGCCGTTCCTCGCGGGCTTGATCGGGGACGCGCGCCGGCTGCTCCTCACGGACCTCGTCGCGCGCGACCTGGGGCACCGGTGGGAGCGGGGCGAACAGCCGAAGATCGAAGACTACCTCGCGCGCTACCCGGAACTCGGCCCCGCGGATCGGGTCTCGGCCGCGCTCATACTCGAAGAGTTCCGGTGCCGGGTTCGGGCCGGCGCCCGGCCCCCCGCGACCGAGTACCGCGACCGCTTCCCCGGCCAATTCGACGCGATTCAGACCGAACTGGACGCGGTCGTCTCGTCGGGAACGATCTCCGAGGGCGGCCCCCGCCCGTGGGAACCGATGGCCGAGAGCGTCGTCGCGATGTCGCAGCAGTACGAACTGGTGCGCGAACTGGGCCGCGGAATGTACGGCGAGGTGTGGCTGGCCCGGAAGAAGCCCAGCGGCATCGAGCGGGCCATCAAGATCCTGCTCCAGTCCGCCGACCGCGAGGCCGGGCAGCGCGAACTGAAATCGCTCGAACTCATCAAGAACTTGCGCCACCCGTACCTGCTCGCGACGGAAGACTTCTGGGTCACGAACAACCGGCTCCACATTGTGATGGAGCTGGCCGAAGGCACGCTCCGCGGGCGCTTAAAGGAGTATCTCGCTCAGGGGCGCCCGGGCGTCGAGGCGGATGAACTGTTCCAGTACATCGCGGAAGCCGCAGAGGGGCTCGATTTCCTCCACTCACAGAAGATCACCCACCGCGACGTGAAGCCGGACAACATCCTCATCCTCCACGGCCACGCGAAACTCGCGGACTTCGGCCTCGCGCGCGCCCAGGCGCAAGTCGTTGAGTCGATGAGTCTTGCCGGGACACCGGCGTATATGGCGCCCGAGATTTGGGGCGGCGAGGGCGGGCCGGCCAGCGACCTTTACAGTCTCGCGTTCGCCTATGTCGAACTGAGACAGGGTCGGTCCCCCCTGCGGCCCCGGCCGCTCGTGGAGTTGATGATTGCGCACCAGGAGGGGAGTTACGAATTCACCGAAACGGTGACGGAAGCCGAACGCGCGGTGTTGCGCCAAGCACTGGCCGCAAAACCACAGGACCGCCACCCGACCTGCACGGACTTCGCCGCGGATCTGGCGGACGCACTCGGGCTGCCCTTTGCAGGCGGTGGGCGCAGAGTTGCGGGCCGTGGGTCTTCACATCACGGTAACCCGCCACTCCCCCCCGTGTTTGGTTCGGCCGGCGCGTTCGCGAGCGGTAGCCTGCCGATGCCGGAGACCGGCGTCGCGGGCGGAACGGTTGTCATCGATTCACTGCGCCGAAAACCGCGCCCCGAACCGGAACCACTTCCAGAAGCGGAACCGCTTCCAGAAGAGTACGCGCCCACCGAATCGCGGCGCGCGTGGCCACTCATTGCCGGAGGAACGGTCGCGCTGGCCGCGCTCGTCGCGTTCGGCATTTGGGCCGTGTTCGGCGGGCCGAGAATCAACCCGACCCAGCCCGAGATAGCCACGAAACCCTCTACCGATCAACCCAATCCGAACCCGAAGCCACCCGGCCCGGATGTCCCCCCGGCCGTTCCGCCCACAGGAGACGTCATTCGCGGGGCGGCCGTCGCAGTAGTCGATCGAGCGAACAACCTGCCCGATGTACCTCCGAAGCCGGAACCGAAACTGCTGTTCCCCGCGGGCACGATACCAGAGCCGGGCGCGAAGGAGGTACAACTCGCTGATAAACGGGTACCCGAGTGGGTGTTCGTCGAGAGGAATAACGAGAAGGTCCGGTTCCGGCTCATCACGGGACAACCGGGACCGAACGTGGCGCCGTTCTACATCATGGAAACGAAGGTCACGAACAAGCTGTACACGGGTGGCGACGGCACCCCCGTCGTGAACGTAACGGCCCGCGACGCACAGGAATTCGCGCGAAAGGTATTCGGCGGCGACCTCCCGACCGACGAACAGTGGGACCACGCGGCCGGCTTCCACGACCAGGACGGCCAAACCGGGCCGACGCTCCCCCCGGGGCGGGCGTGGATCGATAAGGACGTGCCCGGTCCGGTGAAGCGCGCAACGACCGAAGCTGATGTGAACCGCTACGGGTTGCTCGATATGGCCGGCAACGGCCGCGAATGGACGCGGACCGTCCTGACGCGCGCCGGCAAACGGAAGGTTCTTGGCACGGACCCGCTCGACGAAATGGACAAGGTCATTTTGCGCGGCCGGAGCTTCTTCCTCGACCGCCCGCTGAACTTCAAAATGCTAGAGACGGAACGCACCACGCAACCGCAAGCCGCGATCACCGCGGGGCCGTACACGAGTTTCCGCGTCGTTCTCGCACTGCCATGA
- a CDS encoding ABC transporter permease, which yields MSTSPAGSPAKSFSLPTGPWIGFAAVLALFTALIGIQGELGTFLSLGNLRVMLHEGTVPAIVALGMLLVLISGGIDLSVGATVALVTVVTMRVYTAMYTSSGPSPTNSLVAIVAGVSAGGVCGLVNGLLVTKLQLPPFVATLGMFGIARGIAVWLAGRTTLPFPLGGSPEWVDTVGRVSLTNPGLWSLVLLAILTAVLLKLTVFGRHLYAVGSNESTARLCGVNVTRTKLLVYALAGLLTGWAGVILFAHSNSGNPTLGEQLELDVITAVVIGGASLSGGKGTVVGAMLGVLILILIKNGVSLFNVPVEMQYVLIGALLIANVSLNRWRQGKGR from the coding sequence ATGTCTACCTCTCCGGCCGGATCTCCTGCGAAGTCGTTTAGCCTCCCTACCGGTCCGTGGATCGGGTTCGCGGCAGTGCTGGCGCTGTTCACCGCGCTGATCGGAATTCAGGGCGAACTCGGTACGTTTTTGAGTCTCGGCAACCTGCGCGTGATGCTCCACGAAGGAACTGTGCCCGCAATCGTCGCACTGGGAATGCTGCTCGTGCTCATCAGCGGGGGCATTGATCTGTCCGTCGGCGCAACGGTCGCGCTCGTTACTGTGGTCACGATGCGCGTCTACACCGCGATGTACACTTCCTCCGGCCCGTCACCCACGAACAGTTTGGTCGCGATCGTGGCCGGGGTAAGTGCGGGTGGCGTGTGTGGTCTCGTAAACGGCTTGCTCGTCACGAAATTGCAACTCCCGCCGTTCGTTGCGACCCTCGGGATGTTCGGGATCGCCCGCGGGATCGCGGTGTGGCTCGCGGGGCGGACCACGCTCCCGTTCCCGCTCGGCGGAAGCCCGGAATGGGTGGATACGGTGGGACGTGTGTCGCTCACGAACCCCGGATTGTGGTCACTCGTGTTACTAGCGATTCTGACGGCCGTGCTACTCAAACTCACTGTCTTCGGGCGCCACCTGTACGCAGTGGGGTCGAACGAATCGACCGCCCGTTTGTGCGGCGTGAACGTGACGCGAACGAAACTGCTCGTTTACGCGCTCGCGGGGCTGCTCACCGGTTGGGCGGGTGTGATTCTCTTCGCCCACAGCAACAGCGGGAACCCGACGCTCGGTGAACAACTGGAACTCGACGTGATTACGGCTGTTGTGATCGGCGGCGCGAGTTTGTCGGGCGGGAAGGGGACCGTGGTGGGGGCGATGCTCGGCGTGCTGATTCTGATCCTCATCAAGAACGGTGTGAGCCTCTTCAACGTTCCGGTCGAAATGCAGTACGTCCTCATCGGCGCGCTGCTCATCGCGAACGTGAGCCTGAACCGCTGGCGGCAAGGGAAGGGGCGGTGA